From the Toxoplasma gondii ME49 chromosome VIIa, whole genome shotgun sequence genome, one window contains:
- a CDS encoding BT1 family protein (encoded by transcript TGME49_201690~Predicted trans-membrane domain (TMHMM2.0):171-194:241-261:269-287:338-361:381-404:407-429:435-458:472-495:538-561:575-598:618-641): MSFHVATPSSPKCETAPDLFSLISSSNSLFTPSRYSSASSSSSSATSSASSSSCVCSPNDARCLICGRSSPALSGVSEPFPALPCLLPASLCSSATSLVSTVVNCALPSREVSPESAGGKRSCRGWFRCIWSACVRAPRSVCSTAFIRWVFSVLLLPATLCRSVRKAVGSRFFLLLISVYLCLKGLVYSLSTAAMLPYFKGLGWQAAAYQQATAIVFVPWGMKGLVGTLADAIPLFGYRKKYYMLIASVLGVGGVFGLCILPDEFAADRLWLVCLLLLLVQLQVATLDLMCEGKYSELMVEVPDVGPAVVTFVNALISVGQATGKMVVGPVSDRLGTRPLFWLALPLAVSVFVPICLNYLPEKKLDHADLQVLRRHLWAQKNVFVMGIALATASLGVAVVSLFEGQRILIIYSLCAGVALSLVCCLTLPKPIAHCNMYFFLDQVLHLNVAGALDFFYTASPACLPDGPHFDYTYYNTYACIAGAIGGVVVLVLFLKVLPQYSFRHILTTACLVRLGASLVDYALVSRLTTELHLSDKAVYLVGDAVILVGANALSYMVGVMLISKLCPKHVEVTVYAILAGMGNMGSTLSTLLGVAAIKEFRITSKAEESCDFSRMPQLISISNFILPSLCIPLCMTLLPNTAMNAPLPVTTELEETLECSCSFAQDAQSAEENGWRGGSEERAEDENSEGSDAECHGSGRANPNGDRESGYAEDRHTNGNTQGNWRKRRARRHARNREKEDERSRLVDEGRTAVGGVACREGQGKDERPLRPREKRKELDVRQAPDEYENCRNVVPVVSMLAGTELVGVRCEERNTSKRVGNGEESSTEDGEG; the protein is encoded by the coding sequence CCTTGTTTACTACCGGCATCTCTGTGTTCGTCTGCTACGTCTTTGGTCTCGACGGTGGTAAATTGTGCATTGCCATCCCGCGAAGTCTCCCCCGAGTCTGCCGGTGGAAAGCGCAGTTGTCGAGGGTGGTTTCGCTGCATTTGGTCTGCCTGTGTGCGTGCGCCTCGCTCTGTCTGTTCGACTGCCTTCATCCGGTGGGTGTTTTCCGTTTTGCTTCTCCCGGCCACGCTTTGCCGGTCTGTCCGGAAGGCGGTAGGATCGCgattctttctcctcctgaTTTCCGTCTACCTCTGCCTCAAGGGGCTGGTCTACTCGCTGAGCACGGCCGCCATGCTGCCGTACTTCAAGGGATTGGGATGGCAGGCGGCTGCGTACCAGCAAGCAACAGCCATCGTGTTTGTTCCCTGGGGAATGAAGGGGCTTGTTGGAACGCTGGCGGACGCGATACCGCTCTTTGGGTACCGAAAAAAGTATTACATGCTCATTGCTTCGGTCTTGGGAGTGGGTGGCGTCTTCGGCCTCTGCATCCTGCCGGACGAGTTCGCCGCGGACCGCCTTTGGCTGGTCTgtttgctgcttctccttgtGCAGCTCCAAGTGGCCACTCTCGACCTGATGTGTGAGGGCAAGTACTCAGAACTGATGGTAGAAGTTCCGGATGTCGGTCCCGCCGTCGTGACCTTTGTGAATGCGTTGATTTCCGTCGGCCAGGCGACCGGGAAAATGGTCGTAGGTCCCGTGAGTGACAGACTGGGAACGCGCCCGCTCTTCTGGCTGGCGCTGCCGctcgctgtttctgtcttcgttcCCATCTGCCTCAACTATCTTCccgagaaaaaactggaCCACGCGGACCTTCAGGTGCTCCGGCGGCATCTCTGGGCACAGAAAAACGTCTTTGTCATGGGGATTGCGCTCGCGACAGCGTCGCTCGGAGTCGCCGTGGTATCGCTCTTTGAGGGCCAAAGAATCCTCATTATCTATAGCCTGTGCGCCGGGGTCGCTCTGTCGCTCGTCTGCTGCCTCACGCTACCCAAGCCGATCGCTCACTGCAACATGTACTTCTTTCTCGACCAGGTCCTGCACTTGAATGTCGCAGGCgccctcgacttcttctaCACAGCCTCTCCAGCTTGTCTTCCCGACGGTCCCCACTTTGACTACACCTACTACAACACGTACGCGTGCATAGCGGGGGCTATTGGCGGGGTCGTTGTCCTCGTGCTTTTTCTGAAAGTTCTTCCCCAGTACTCCTTTCGCCACATTCTCACGACAGCCTGTCTGGTGAGACTAGGCGCCTCGCTCGTAGACTACGCCCTCGTTTCCCGCCTCACGACGGAGCTGCATCTCTCCGACAAAGCGGTCTATTTGGTTGGAGACGCTGTAATTTTAGTGGGCGCAAATGCGCTGTCCTACATGGTCGGCGTGATGCTGATTTCCAAACTTTGTCCAAAGCACGTCGAAGTGACAGTGTACGCGATCCTCGCGGGTATGGGCAACATGGGGTCGACTTTGTCGACTTTGCTGGGAGTTGCAGCCATCAAAGAGTTCCGCATCACCTCGAAGGCTGAGGAATCGTGCGATTTCTCGCGCATGCCTCAACTCATTTCCATCTCAAATTTCATTCTGCCTTCCTTGTGCATTCCACTCTGCATGACTCTCCTGCCCAATACTGCCATGAACGCCCCGCTCCCGGTAACGACCGAACTAGAAGAAACGCtggagtgttcctgttctTTCGCGCAAGACGCCCAgagtgcagaagaaaacggatgGCGAGGAGGGAGTGAAGAGCgtgcagaagacgaaaacagTGAAGGAAGCGACGCGGAGTGCCACGGAAGTGGCAGAGCCAACCCTAATGGGGACCGAGAAAGTGGGTACGCAGAAGACAGGCACACCAACGGGAACACACAAGGGAActggaggaaacgaagagcacGACGCcacgcgagaaacagagagaaggaagacgagcgaAGCAGGCTTGTCGACGAAGGTCGCACAGCTGTCGGTGGTGTGGCATGTAGGGAAGGCCAGGGAAAGGATGAGAGACCGTTACGAcctcgagagaagcgcaaaGAGTTAGATGTGAGACAGGCACCAGACGAATACGAGAATTGCAGAAACGTCGTGCCTGTCGTGTCCATGTTAGCTGGAACGGAGTTGGTTGGGGTGAGgtgtgaagaaagaaacacatCGAAAAGAGTGGGCAATGGAGAAGAATCAAGCaccgaagacggagagggatAA
- a CDS encoding WD domain, G-beta repeat-containing protein (encoded by transcript TGME49_201700): protein MAAPATLSTFETSHAGCLHSVEFDFFATRLATASSDRTIRLWSLSTPEASTHAGEVAPKTATFLQELRGHEGPVWQVRWAHPSFGNLLASCGYDRRIIVWRQSAAAVPQGPQTRFAPTQSLFTPVYTNEDHTASVNSIAFCPHEFGLHLAAGSSDGSVSVLSLSGDPGAPGAQAQLFWSRKAFAAHFNGVNSVAWAPFMPAASQAGAPALMLATGGCDSQVRIWGLDPNSQEWQQLHQLTDADPHTDWVRDVAFQPASASSLLLSSSRLLASCSEDGTVKLWVGEASTPSANPSATSYTWSLLQTLRLHAPVWRVSWSVSGTILSVACGEKDVCLFRETVAGHWEKVSRLLGPDSLPQVAPRPLPPAAAPGVPPTQPGQQTPQGPQLQTQAPQLQTQAPQLQPQAPQLQPQAPQLQPHGSAAPLGAYPPSHPPSLSSSPPTHPAHGASHPPLSSFPSSHPSLPQNPAPGPLSATPPSTAATPRPLGPAAGQPPQGSPTPGVAFPAPGAPAYPGTPASAGLYGPPTPGVPGGAQSYPQPSFAAPYPQGSAFPPAVQPAQTSLGGQQAPSPASFFPAGTAGSARPKPPAFYNIGAPEAGPTGAAPPAAQPFFSGGQTPGAAPGLQPPTGFPRLPMAAPGAQAYAPRAPMYAPYKGN from the exons ATGGCGGCTCCAGCGACGCTCTCCACCTTTGAGACCTCTCATGCCGGGTGTCTGCACAGCGTGGAGTTTGACTTCTTTGCCACTCGACTGGCGACGGCGTCTTCAGACCGCACCATACGCCTCTGGAGTCTATCGACCCCTGAGGCCTCAACGCATGCCGGAGAAGTCGCTCCCAAGACCGCCACTTTCCTCCAGGAGCTCCGCGGCCACGAAGGGCCCGTCTGGCAG gTTCGCTGGGCGCACCCGTCGTTCGGGAACTTGCTCGCGTCTTGCGGCTACGATCGCCGAATCATCGTCTGGCGACAGAGCGCCGCCGCGGTCCCTCAAGGCCCCCAGACCCGCTTTGCCCCCACTCAGAGTCTGTTCACCCCTGTGTACACGAACGAAGACCACACGGCGTCGGTAAACTCCATCGCGTTCTGTCCCCACGAGTTCGGGCTCCATCTGGCCGCCGGGAGCAGCGACGGCTCTGTTTCggtcctctcgctctctgggGACCCTGGAGCCCCGGGGGCGCAGGCCCAGCTCTTCTGGAGTCGAAAGGCCTTCGCCGCCCACTTCAACGGAGTCAACAGCGTCGCTTGGGCTCCGTTCATGCCTGCGGCCTCTCAGGCTGGCGCTCCCGCCCTCATGCTCGCCACGGGTGGATGCGACAGCCAGGTCCGCATCTGGGGCCTGGACCCAAACTCTCAG gAGTGGCAGCAGCTGCACCAGTTGACGGACGCGGATCCCCACACGGACTGGGTGAGAGACGTTGCTTTCCAGcctgcctccgcctcctcgctgcttctctcttcctcccgttTGCTTGCCTCCTGCAGCGAAGACGGAACTGTGAAACTCTGGGTGGGAGAGGCCTCGACGCCCTCAGCAAACCCCTCAGCGACTTCATACACCTGGTCCCTGCTTCAGACTctccgactgcatgcacccgtTTGGCGCGTCTCTTGGAGTGTCTCTGGAACGATTCTCTCAGTGGCttgcggcgagaaggacgtTTGCCTCTTCAGAGAGACAGTTGCAGGTCACTGGGAGAAAGTCTCGAGGCTCCTCGGGCCGGACAGTCTCCCCCAGGTCGCCCCTAGACCCCTGCCGCCCGCGGCCGCCCCCGGGGTTCCACCAACCCAGCCAGGTCAACAAACGCCTCAAGGCCCTCAGCTCCAGACGCAGGCCCCTCAGCTCCAGACGCAGGCCCCTCAGCTCCAGCCCCAGGCCCCTCAGCTCCAGCCCCAGGCCCCTCAGCTCCAGCCCCATGGCTCGGCTGCGCCCCTGGGTGCCTATCCGCCTTCTCACCcgccgtctctttcttcgtcaccACCCACTCACCCTGCACATGGAGCTTCTCATCcgcctctgtcgtctttccCTTCCTCGCATCCGTCGCTGCCGCAGAATCCTGCGCCTGGACCTCTTTCTGCGACACCGCCCTCGACTGCTGCGACCCCGAGGCCTCTGGGGCCCGCCGCGGGTCAGCCACCCCAAGGGTCTCCAACCCCAGGCGTCGCCTTCCCGGCTCCAGGGGCTCCGGCGTACCCTGGAACCCCCGCGTCGGCGGGCCTCTACGGGCCTCCGACCCCCGGGGTCCCGGGCGGCGCCCAGAGCTACCCTCAGCCCTCGTTTGCCGCGCCATACCCCCAGggttctgcgtttcctccggCGGTGCAGCCCGCTCAGACAAGTCTGGGGGGCCAACAGGCCCCGAGCCccgcgtccttcttccccgcgGGGACCGCTGGATCTGCGAGACCGAAGCCGCCCGCCTTCTACAACATTGGAGCGCCAGAGGCAGGCCCGACAGGTGCGGCGCCTCCGGCGGCCCagcctttcttctcaggtGGACAGACACCCG gCGCAGCACCAGGGCTGCAGCCCCCCACCGGGTTTCCGAGGCTCCCGATGGCCGCCCCAGGCGCCCAGGCGTACGCGCCTCGGGCGCCGATGTATGCGCCTTACAAAGGAAACTAA